In Candida dubliniensis CD36 chromosome 6, complete sequence, the following are encoded in one genomic region:
- a CDS encoding mitochondrial 37S ribosomal protein MRP4 (Similar to S. cerevisiae MRP4), which translates to MIRSATTRSTPSRYCVQVLRNISRNYSTENSQTNPNEPPLEHTLSHKELREQAIAEALAREEEAILKTKKLRELTQESQTLISALNKTPTTLINERLNKLNEDLSKLSQDKIKQLDEELRDYLNQNMILPDHLKANRPWLKSNDSISNDNDVSKKLKATTNTSSDSNHTSTTTTTTSSRYTEQFPNLKPTPDYKPYSSQELYIRQLNHTRINGRIGSRLTQVYKPQRDINNPPQFDNTTIAKLMAAGCHLGHSTSSFRPSMQPFIYGIYDKVHIIDLNKTLEKLTLACKVIEGVVEKGGVVLYVGTHKNNSSIQEALVKASERSHGYYVNKRWIPGTITNYTEVTKQYGQIKTKMEVDMKDQKITTKNSNRIIKPDLVVLLNPVENRNCIKECISAGIPTIGLCDTDMEPSLLTYPIPCNDDSVRSVNLMLGIMSKSAESGLQKRISAIKKLEENDGKVVKA; encoded by the coding sequence ATGATAAGATCAGCAACAACTAGAAGTACACCATCAAGGTATTGTGTCCAGGTTCTCAGAAATATCAGTAGAAACTATTCTACTGAAAATTCCCAAACCAACCCAAATGAACCACCTTTGGAACATACATTATCTCATAAGGAATTACGTGAACAAGCAATTGCTGAAGCATTAGCtagagaagaagaagcaatTTTAAAAACGAAAAAATTAAGAGAATTAACTCAAGAAAGTCAAACTTTGATATCGGCATTAAATAAAACCCCAACAACTTTGATTAATGAAagattaaacaaattaaatgaagatttatcaaaattatctcaagataaaatcaaacaattagatgaagaattgagagattatttaaatcaaaatatgaTTTTGCCAGATCATTTAAAAGCTAATCGTCCATGGctcaaatcaaatgataGTATcagtaatgataatgatgtatccaaaaaattgaaagcTACAACAAACACTTCATCTGATTCAAATCATACatctactactactactacaactTCATCTCGATACACTGAACAATTTCCTAATTTAAAACCTACTCCTGATTATAAACCTTATTCTTCTCAAGAATTATATATTAGACAATTGAATCACACCAGAATAAATGGAAGAATAGGATCTCGTTTAACCCAAGTTTATAAACCTCAACGTGATATCAATAACCCACcacaatttgataatacCACCATAGCTAAATTAATGGCTGCGGGATGTCATTTGGGTCATTCAACTTCATCTTTCCGTCCAAGCATGCAACCTTTCATTTATGGTATATATGATAAAGTCCacattattgatttaaacaaaactttagaaaaattgacTTTAGCATGTAAAGTGATTGAAGGAGTTGTTGAAAAAGGTGGGGTTGTTTTATATGTGGGTACtcataaaaataattcatcaattcaaGAAGCATTAGTTAAAGCCAGTGAAAGATCTCATGGTTATTATGTTAATAAACGTTGGATTCCAGGTACTATAACCAATTATACCGAAGTCACTAAACAATATGgtcaaatcaaaactaaaatGGAAGTAGATATGAAAGATCAAAAAATTACCACCAAAAATTCTAATAGAATCATTAAACCTGATTTAGTGGTGTTGTTAAACCCAGTAGAAAATAGAAATTGTATTAAAGAATGTATTTCTGCTGGTATTCCAACCATTGGGTTATGTGATACCGATATGGAACCTTCGTTGTTGACATACCCAATTCCATGTAATGATGATTCCGTTAGATCAGTTAATTTAATGTTGGGTATAATGAGTAAATCAGCAGAATCTGGTTTACAAAAACGTATTTCTGCtattaaaaaattagaagaaaatgatgGTAAAGTGGTTAAAGCTTAA
- a CDS encoding conserved hypothetical protein (possibly Candida-specific) — MLKYYNRSSTFDELVLKLSALKDTTCYILISDPALYYSHHSSDTIKLSLKGIHNLSNCQLILIESWSEIKDFVSSIVDRCLIVFYGIFKTFIELGLNDDVGKKNVFLQHHQFCGWELNKLFHLLLLKQSKYGVDVLVNDCIGQDNDNDDSEPLIWSLQIPNVREKLRNDITTTNQEEKMISLRVIFIKWFETTNRIDYSIV, encoded by the coding sequence ATGTTAAAGTATTATAATCGATCACTGACGTTCGATGAATTGGTTTTAAAACTATCTGCATTGAAAGATACAACATGTTATATACTAATTTCTGATCCTGCTCTATATTATTCACACCACTCTAGTGATACTATTAAATTGTCATTGAAAGGGATCCATAATCTAAGTAATTGtcaattaatattgattgaatCATGGTCAGAAATCAAAGATTTTGTATCCAGTATAGTTGATCGATGTCTTATTGTGTTTTATGGTATTTTCAAAACGTTTATTGAACTTGGATTGAATGATGATGTAGGAAAGAAGAACGTGTTTTTgcaacatcatcaattttgtGGATGggaattgaataaattgtttcatCTTCTTTTACTTAAGCAATCAAAGTATGGAGTAGATGTACTTGTGAACGATTGTATTGGTcaagataatgataatgatgatagtGAACCATTAATTTGGAGTTTACAAATACCTAATGTGAGAGAAAAACTACGTAACGATATAACAACTACtaatcaagaagaaaagatgATCTCGTTGCGAgtgatatttattaaatggtTTGAAACGACTAATAGAATAGACTATTCAATTGTataa
- a CDS encoding co-chaperone protein, putative (Similar to S. cerevisiae SBA1;~Similar to S. pombe WOS2;~also similar to S. pombe WOS2 cell cycle regulatory protein;~In S. cerevisiae: co-chaperone that binds to and regulates Hsp90 family chaperones; important for pp60v-src activity in yeast; homologous to the mammalian p23 proteins and like p23 can regulate telomerase activity), whose protein sequence is MSTTQTPTVLWAQRSSEDDAAKNIIYLTIAISDPVDLKIDLKNDHLTIDSKSNDSVYSSIDYHLHIDFFKEIDPDQSKINTENGSHIFMILRKKDKQEEYWPRLTKEKLKYHYIKTDFDKWVDEDEQNEVKDDPNDFGGPGGAMDFSQMLSGMGGMGGSGGPGAADLSALASQLGQAGGAANPAGEEGGEEEETEEEAESNTNATKKE, encoded by the coding sequence ATGTCTACAACTCAAACTCCAACTGTATTATGGGCTCAACGTTCCTCTGAAGATGACGCTGCcaaaaatatcatttatttaaCCATTGCTATATCTGATCCagttgatttgaaaatagatttgaaaaatgatcATTTAACCATTGATTCTAAATCTAATGATTCTGtttattcatcaattgattatcatTTACACATTGACTTTTTCAAAGAAATAGATCCTGatcaatcaaaaataaatactGAAAATGGATCTCATATTTTTATGATTCTTCGTAAAAAAGacaaacaagaagaatatTGGCCACGTTTaactaaagaaaaattgaaatatcattatattaaaactgattttgataaatggGTGGATGAAGATGAACAAAATGAAGTTAAAGATGATCCAAATGATTTTGGTGGACCTGGTGGAGCCATGGATTTCTCACAAATGTTGAGCGGCATGGGCGGCATGGGCGGAAGTGGTGGTCCCGGTGCTGCTGATCTTAGTGCATTGGCTTCTCAATTAGGCCAAGCCGGTGGTGCTGCTAATCCTGCTGGTGAAGAAGGTGGCGAAGAGGAAGaaacagaagaagaagcagaATCAAACACCAATGctacaaaaaaagaataa